The Calderihabitans maritimus genome segment AAGATTGACCGGCTGTGGCGCCGGCTATGAGTATCTGGCGGTTACTCCTTCGGGCGAAATTTATCCTTGCCACCAGTTTGTGGGCAGAGATCAATTCCGGTTAGGTACTGTCTGGCAGGGCATTGAAAACCGGCGGCTTCAGGAACAATTCCGGCAGGCTCACATATACAACAAGGATGAATGTCGCCGATGTTGGGCCCGGTTTTACTGCAGCGGAGGATGCCATGCCAATAACTATGCCTTTAACCGGTCGCTTTTTAAACCTTATGTCGTGGCATGCGAGATGCAGCGGAAAAGATTGGAATGCGCCATTTACTTGAAGATATACCTGGCTTTAAAAGGTTGGAAACAGGCTAATTGAAACCTTAGACCAGAGGTGATTGGTTTTTGGAAAACTTGATTACTGAACTAATTCCGCAACAAATTGAAAATATTTCCCTATGGACTTATTTTTTGATTTACCTAGGGGGCATACTTACCAGCTTTAGTCCCTGTGTGCTGGGAATGATACCGGTTCTGGTCGCTTATATAGGTGGATATGGTCAACCGTCGAAACTCAGGGGTTTTTCCTATTCGGTTGCCTTTAGTACGGGATTAGCTCTCACCTTTGCTGTTTTGGGAGTTATAGCTTCTGCCATAGGTTCTATTTTTGGGCAGATCGGACGAGGTTGGTTCTACGGGATGGCAGGTGTCTCTTTCTTGATGGGGTTACAGCTTCTGGGAATTATCAATCTTAGATTTCCCAGTCTTCCCGTAGTCCCGCCCAAAGTTCACGGTATTTTAGGGGCTTTTTTGACCGGTTTCTTTTTCGGTCTGGTGGCTACAGCGTGTTCGACACCTGTCCTGGCGGTAGTTTTAACCTACGTGGCCACCAAAGGACAGCTATGGTACGGAGCCAGTCTCCTTTTCACCTATGGCCTCGGACAGGGAATGTTGTTAATAGTAGTCGGGACTTTCACCGGGGCATTGAAGCAATTAGCTAAAATGCGCCAGTGGTCTCATTATCTTACCACCGCCAGCGGTTTAATTTTAATGGGAGTAGGTCTTTACTATCTGAGCATTGCCGTACGCTAGAAAAACACAGGGAGGAGTGAGTATTTTGCCCGTTTACAGATCGGTATGTCCGCTGGATTGTTTTGACAATTGTATATGGCAGGTTCATGTAGAAGACGGAAAAGTGGTGAAGATCGCCGGGGATCCGGATTTTTCCCCCACTAAAGGTTTTGTTTGTTCTAAAGCCAGGAAGCAGATAGACCGCCTCTATAGCCCTGACCGGCTTCTTCACCCGTTGAGATCCGTTGACGGCCGGTGGCAGAAAATTAGTTGGGAGCAAGCGTATGAGATTATAGCGGACAAGCTAACTTCCATTATAGAGAAATACGGTAGCCAGGCCATTTTACACCACTCTGGTTCCGGTTCCAATGGTATTTTGAAAACCCTAGACCGGAGGTTTTTCAATGCCTTGGGAGGGGCCACTGTTCCCGCCGGTAGTCCTTGCTGGGGAAGCGGCTTGGCGGCAACTGAGTATGATTTTGGTGCCTGTATGGCTCATACCTGGGAAGATCATACCCGGGCCAAGACTATTATCCTGTGGGGCAGAGATCCGTTTACTACCAACCCTCACCTGGTTCCTTATCTTAAAGAAGCCCAAAAAAACGGGGCGCAGATAACGGTAATTAACCCTATTCGGGTTCCAACTAGCGAGCTGGCCGACCGTTACGTGTCTCTGCGTCCCGGTACCGACGGGGCTTTGGCTCTCGGAATGGCTCATTGTATTCTTAGAGAGAGATGGCTGGATTGGGAGTTTGTTCGTAACCATGTGGAGGGATTTGCCGAATATGCTCGAATGGTTAAAAATTTTCCACCGGAAAAAGTAGCGAAAATTACCGGTGTGTCGGAAGAAACTATTGTTGAATTAGCTCGCGAATACGCAATTCGTAAACCTTCCTGTATCATTTTGGGATACGGTATGCAGCGTTATACCAACGGGGGACAAACGGTTCGGGCTATCAATTCTCTGGCGGCCATCACCGGTAATATTGGAGTACCCGGGGGTGGAGTCAACTATGCTTTTCTCAAGGCAAAACAGGATCTTCTCAAGCCCATAGACGGGCGGGAATTAGCTCGGAAGACTAGAACCGTTCCTTTTCCTACCTGGGGTTCTTCCGTTTTATCAACTGACGATCCTCCTATCAAGTGTATTTTTGTTACCCGTTCCAATCCTGTAACTCAATTGCCTAATACGGCCAAAGTTGTTGAAGCTTTTAAGCGCACCGAGTTTGTCGTGGTAATTGACTTTTTCCTAAATGACACCGCTGATTTGGCTGATTTGGTACTTCCGTGTACAACTGTATTTGAAGAAGAAGATATCATATACAACAGCATGAACTATCACCTGGCTTATGCGCCGCAGCTGGTAAAACCTTTGGGTGAAGCTAAATCCGATCCCGATATATTCATGGAACTGGCCGAATATATGGGGTTGCAGAAATTTTTCAACCGCAGCAAAGCGGAGTGGCTTAGGGAGGCTTTAGAGAAAGCTGTAGAATATGGCGTAACCCTGGAAAGGTTGAAGAAAGAACCGGTACGGAATCCCCTGGTACGGGATGTGGCCTGGGAAGACAAGAAGTTTCTTACACCCAGTGGCAAGTTTGAACTGTATTCTGAGCGGGCTGCGAAAGATGGATTGCCGCCCCTGCCGGTCTACCGGGAACCGAAGGAAAATGTGGCAGACGTCCAGGGAGCAACTTCAGAATATCCGTTGCAGTTGATAACGCCCCATCCCGCCGGCAGGATGCATTCCCAGTTTCTTAACTTGCAGAGCATGGAGGAAGCAGAGAGCCTGCCGTCAGTAGAAATTCATCCGGAAACGGCGCGGCAGCGCTATATCCGTCATGGGGAAGAAGTAATTGTTGAATCCAGGCATGGGCAAATCAGGGCTCTGGCCAAAATCAGCTCTGCTGTAAGACAAGATACGGTGAAAATAGAGCAGGGTTGGTGGATAAAAGAGGGGGGAGGAGTGAATTTCCTAACCCCCGAGGCGGTACCGGACATGGGTTTGGGAGTTCCCTATTATGACTGTGGCTGCGAGATAAGAAAAATTTATTAGATTTTTGAAGGAAAAAGTTAGTTTTATGGGGAATATTCTTATTGTTCTTTTGTTGCCCAATATTTAACAGATAACTTCAAATTAATTTTGAAATAAAATGTAGCAAATTAATGAGGCTGAGGAGGCACAGATGCACGTTTTCAGCAAGGAAGAAATAAAAACCCTAAAACAACATGTGCTTTCTCGTTCCAAGAGCCGGTGGAAGGCG includes the following:
- a CDS encoding cytochrome c biogenesis protein CcdA, giving the protein MENLITELIPQQIENISLWTYFLIYLGGILTSFSPCVLGMIPVLVAYIGGYGQPSKLRGFSYSVAFSTGLALTFAVLGVIASAIGSIFGQIGRGWFYGMAGVSFLMGLQLLGIINLRFPSLPVVPPKVHGILGAFLTGFFFGLVATACSTPVLAVVLTYVATKGQLWYGASLLFTYGLGQGMLLIVVGTFTGALKQLAKMRQWSHYLTTASGLILMGVGLYYLSIAVR
- a CDS encoding molybdopterin-containing oxidoreductase family protein — encoded protein: MPVYRSVCPLDCFDNCIWQVHVEDGKVVKIAGDPDFSPTKGFVCSKARKQIDRLYSPDRLLHPLRSVDGRWQKISWEQAYEIIADKLTSIIEKYGSQAILHHSGSGSNGILKTLDRRFFNALGGATVPAGSPCWGSGLAATEYDFGACMAHTWEDHTRAKTIILWGRDPFTTNPHLVPYLKEAQKNGAQITVINPIRVPTSELADRYVSLRPGTDGALALGMAHCILRERWLDWEFVRNHVEGFAEYARMVKNFPPEKVAKITGVSEETIVELAREYAIRKPSCIILGYGMQRYTNGGQTVRAINSLAAITGNIGVPGGGVNYAFLKAKQDLLKPIDGRELARKTRTVPFPTWGSSVLSTDDPPIKCIFVTRSNPVTQLPNTAKVVEAFKRTEFVVVIDFFLNDTADLADLVLPCTTVFEEEDIIYNSMNYHLAYAPQLVKPLGEAKSDPDIFMELAEYMGLQKFFNRSKAEWLREALEKAVEYGVTLERLKKEPVRNPLVRDVAWEDKKFLTPSGKFELYSERAAKDGLPPLPVYREPKENVADVQGATSEYPLQLITPHPAGRMHSQFLNLQSMEEAESLPSVEIHPETARQRYIRHGEEVIVESRHGQIRALAKISSAVRQDTVKIEQGWWIKEGGGVNFLTPEAVPDMGLGVPYYDCGCEIRKIY